In the genome of Spirochaetia bacterium, one region contains:
- a CDS encoding YbgC/FadM family acyl-CoA thioesterase, protein MEHVFPVTVYFSDTDCGGVVYHPHYLDFAEHARSEMVNEYFSLNDLLKEKFSFVVRKLEVSYDHPGKLGDHLTVRTTVFSMKRFSMTVHQRIMREELLLADLIVRLACIDPDTGKIQSIPSAVQESLSGYMEKSSPNE, encoded by the coding sequence ATGGAACATGTTTTTCCTGTTACTGTATATTTCAGTGATACTGATTGTGGAGGTGTGGTCTACCACCCCCATTATCTGGATTTTGCTGAGCATGCACGCAGCGAAATGGTAAATGAATATTTTAGTCTGAATGACTTGCTGAAAGAAAAATTCAGCTTTGTTGTCAGAAAACTTGAAGTAAGTTATGATCATCCGGGAAAACTGGGTGATCATCTGACTGTCCGTACGACAGTGTTTTCTATGAAGCGGTTTTCGATGACCGTACATCAGAGAATAATGCGGGAAGAACTATTGCTTGCTGATCTTATAGTAAGACTTGCCTGCATTGATCCTGATACAGGGAAAATTCAATCTATTCCTTCTGCTGTGCAGGAAAGTCTTTCTGGGTATATGGAAAAGAGTAGTCCGAATGAATGA
- the lysA gene encoding diaminopimelate decarboxylase — MSHLDLPCSDEKLLSLAQQIQTPFYLYDEKAIIDNAKAFLDAFAWAPSFRNYYAVKACPNPSILKRLFDLGYGADCSSLPELLLSHKCGLSGERIMMTSNDTPDEEFVKAYELGAVINLDDITHIEAMEHALGRVPSTICFRYNPGAERTGNAIIGNPVESKYGLTSKQITEAYRIMKKKGCQRFGLHTMVASNELNPEYIVETAHMIFSLCLKIKEETGVRISFVDLGGGVGIPYKVDDKPMDIGYVSEKIHQLYDDIIIPAGLAPLEIAFELGRYITGPYGYLVSRVRHVTSKYKQYVGLDASMADLMRPALYGAYHHITVVGKEKLPKDHVYDVTGSLCENNDKFAIDRQLCKIEKGDILVLHDAGAHGHSMGFNYNAKLRPAEYLLAGDGTVRMIRRRQTIDDYFATLRFDGAEVEV; from the coding sequence ATGAGTCATCTTGATCTTCCCTGCAGCGACGAAAAACTGCTGTCATTGGCACAGCAGATTCAGACTCCGTTTTACCTCTATGATGAAAAGGCCATCATTGACAATGCAAAAGCATTCTTGGATGCTTTTGCTTGGGCGCCTTCCTTCAGAAATTATTATGCAGTGAAAGCTTGCCCGAATCCTTCCATTCTCAAACGTTTGTTTGACCTTGGGTATGGAGCAGATTGTTCATCGCTTCCTGAATTGCTCTTGAGCCATAAGTGTGGCCTTTCCGGTGAGAGGATCATGATGACCAGCAACGATACCCCTGATGAGGAATTCGTCAAGGCCTATGAACTGGGGGCTGTGATCAACTTGGATGATATTACCCATATAGAGGCAATGGAACATGCTTTGGGACGTGTGCCTTCTACTATCTGTTTCCGTTACAACCCAGGAGCGGAACGGACAGGCAATGCCATCATAGGTAATCCTGTCGAATCAAAATATGGTCTTACAAGCAAACAGATCACCGAAGCTTATCGGATCATGAAAAAAAAGGGATGCCAGCGATTTGGGTTGCATACCATGGTAGCTTCAAATGAACTGAATCCTGAATATATCGTTGAAACTGCGCATATGATATTTTCACTTTGCCTTAAAATAAAGGAAGAGACAGGTGTGAGGATTTCATTCGTGGACTTAGGAGGCGGGGTAGGGATCCCTTATAAAGTCGATGACAAACCTATGGACATCGGCTATGTCAGTGAAAAAATCCACCAGCTGTACGATGATATTATCATTCCTGCCGGTTTGGCTCCGCTTGAAATTGCCTTTGAACTCGGCCGATATATTACCGGTCCTTATGGATACTTGGTAAGCCGGGTCCGCCATGTGACTTCAAAATACAAGCAGTATGTCGGTTTGGATGCTTCTATGGCTGACCTTATGCGACCGGCCCTTTATGGTGCATATCACCATATTACCGTAGTGGGAAAGGAAAAACTGCCGAAGGACCATGTGTATGATGTGACAGGCAGCCTCTGTGAAAACAATGATAAGTTTGCCATTGACAGGCAGTTGTGCAAGATTGAGAAAGGCGACATACTTGTTCTGCATGATGCCGGCGCCCATGGGCATTCAATGGGCTTCAACTACAATGCGAAACTCCGTCCTGCAGAATATCTGCTTGCTGGTGACGGTACGGTCCGAATGATCAGACGGCGTCAGACAATCGATGATTATTTTGCTACGCTCCGCTTTGACGGAGCAGAGGTGGAGGTCTGA
- a CDS encoding LL-diaminopimelate aminotransferase has protein sequence MAHLNTNFGLLAAGYLFPEVSRRCNAWQEKHPGVELLKLGIGNTTEALPPALVAAMKHKLDLLSDRATYTGYGDEQGDTSLRLALREMYTDRYGVELEETEFFVSDGAKSDAANIQELFAKDAIVAVADPAYPVYVDSNVVGGRSGVYDKAIGGYSNFVYLPCNVENGFIPQVPDCHVDLIYLCSPNNPTGAVMTKVQMKQFVDYARREKAVIIFDGAYSEYISNQELPHTIFEIEGSQECAIEINSFSKSAGFTGVRLGWSIVPKALVVEDSVPGQLNGMWNRRQCTFFNGASNIAQAGGLAALKGEGLAQCQALVGYYLENARIIREGLESVGLVCFGGDNSPYIWARTPNEMDSWAFFDYLLDTCHVVVTPGGGFGPSGEHYVRVSSYGHQENVKKAIASIKEHME, from the coding sequence ATGGCGCATCTCAATACAAATTTCGGCCTGCTCGCTGCTGGCTATCTTTTTCCTGAAGTCAGCAGACGGTGCAATGCATGGCAAGAAAAACATCCTGGGGTGGAATTGCTGAAACTCGGTATCGGCAATACGACTGAGGCTTTGCCTCCTGCACTGGTAGCTGCTATGAAGCATAAGCTTGATTTGCTTTCAGACCGTGCAACTTATACCGGCTATGGTGATGAGCAGGGTGATACTTCCCTGCGGCTGGCCTTGAGGGAAATGTATACCGACCGTTATGGTGTTGAACTTGAGGAAACGGAGTTCTTCGTCTCTGACGGAGCCAAGTCTGATGCCGCAAATATCCAGGAGCTTTTTGCCAAGGATGCCATCGTTGCAGTAGCCGATCCTGCCTATCCTGTCTATGTCGATTCCAATGTGGTCGGGGGAAGAAGCGGAGTATATGACAAGGCCATCGGTGGTTATAGCAACTTCGTCTACCTTCCCTGTAATGTGGAAAACGGATTTATTCCACAGGTTCCCGATTGCCATGTCGATCTCATCTACCTTTGTTCTCCGAACAATCCTACAGGAGCCGTCATGACAAAGGTCCAGATGAAGCAGTTCGTCGACTATGCCCGCCGGGAAAAGGCCGTGATTATTTTTGACGGAGCCTACAGCGAATATATAAGTAATCAGGAATTGCCACATACAATCTTTGAGATTGAAGGGTCACAGGAATGTGCCATAGAGATCAACAGCTTCAGCAAGAGTGCAGGTTTTACCGGTGTGCGTCTTGGTTGGTCAATCGTACCAAAAGCCTTGGTCGTGGAAGATTCTGTACCAGGACAGCTCAATGGTATGTGGAATAGGCGTCAATGTACTTTCTTCAATGGTGCCAGCAACATAGCGCAGGCGGGAGGATTGGCTGCTCTCAAGGGAGAGGGATTGGCCCAATGTCAGGCGCTGGTTGGCTATTATCTGGAGAATGCCAGGATTATCAGGGAAGGACTTGAATCGGTCGGCTTAGTCTGTTTCGGCGGAGACAACAGTCCCTACATATGGGCTAGGACTCCGAATGAAATGGATAGTTGGGCGTTCTTTGACTATCTGCTTGATACCTGCCATGTCGTTGTTACTCCTGGGGGTGGTTTCGGACCATCGGGAGAGCACTACGTAAGGGTTTCTTCCTATGGGCATCAGGAAAATGTTAAAAAGGCAATTGCCTCAATCAAGGAGCATATGGAATGA
- the dapA gene encoding 4-hydroxy-tetrahydrodipicolinate synthase has product MIKTIPHGVYTAMVTPFTEKNNVDTDSLKRMIDYQIESGIDGLVPCGTSGESPTLSHEEHDRVIQLTVEYVNGRVPVIAGTGSNATSEAIRLSRHAQNHGADAVLLVNPYYNKPTQKGLYLHFKAIADAVDIPCIVYNIKGRTGVNVETQTLVRLAQDCSNIVAVKEASGNLEQMKDVIVRTEGKDFTVLSGDDNICLDLIKAGGHGVVSVASNLFPKQMSDMIHAALAGDWQKAQAINDLLAPFFKACFVETNPIPIKTALAHFGWCLESFRLPLCTLDEQTDHRQQLFKVIDDLKDRLPGIGEGR; this is encoded by the coding sequence ATGATAAAAACCATACCACATGGTGTCTACACAGCAATGGTGACACCTTTTACGGAAAAGAATAATGTTGATACCGATTCCCTCAAGAGAATGATTGATTATCAGATTGAGAGTGGAATTGACGGATTGGTTCCCTGCGGGACTTCCGGCGAAAGCCCGACGCTTTCCCATGAGGAACATGACAGGGTCATCCAGCTTACAGTGGAATACGTCAACGGCAGGGTACCGGTCATTGCCGGTACGGGAAGCAATGCCACTTCAGAGGCAATCAGGCTTTCGCGTCATGCACAGAACCACGGTGCAGATGCTGTTTTGCTGGTCAATCCGTATTATAACAAACCGACTCAGAAAGGTCTGTATCTTCATTTCAAGGCAATTGCAGATGCTGTGGATATTCCCTGCATCGTCTACAACATCAAAGGAAGGACCGGTGTCAATGTCGAAACGCAGACACTTGTCCGGCTTGCACAGGATTGCAGCAATATCGTTGCAGTCAAGGAAGCAAGCGGTAATTTGGAGCAGATGAAGGATGTCATTGTCCGGACGGAAGGCAAGGACTTTACCGTACTAAGCGGTGATGACAACATCTGTCTTGATCTTATCAAGGCCGGAGGCCATGGTGTCGTTTCCGTTGCTTCAAACCTTTTCCCGAAGCAGATGAGCGATATGATACATGCTGCCCTTGCCGGTGACTGGCAGAAGGCCCAGGCTATCAATGATCTGCTTGCTCCTTTCTTCAAGGCATGTTTCGTTGAAACGAACCCGATTCCTATAAAGACTGCCCTTGCGCATTTCGGATGGTGCCTTGAAAGCTTCAGGCTTCCTCTGTGCACATTGGATGAGCAGACTGATCATCGGCAGCAGCTTTTCAAGGTTATCGATGATCTGAAGGACAGGCTTCCTGGTATAGGAGAGGGCAGGTAG
- the dapB gene encoding 4-hydroxy-tetrahydrodipicolinate reductase yields the protein MKIAIVGFGRMGKQIMQLAKDEGHEIVAVVDPWSPSPLVTGLDLASGALSNKADVIIDFSNPASVEEHINYYAREGIPAVIGTTGWYDRLPEVEAFLSAYPECSLIYSSNFSVGVALYRQVVAYAAKLFGNLGTYDVSLHESHHMEKKDSPSGTALLLGQTLLDNFKGKDSLVTERLDRKREQGEIHVSSTRGGWDPGTHTVTFDSPFDTVELIHRARTREGFAKGALVAAEWIIEKKGLYTLDDLVASLVEENTTE from the coding sequence ATGAAAATAGCAATTGTAGGTTTCGGTCGTATGGGCAAACAAATCATGCAGTTGGCAAAAGATGAGGGGCACGAAATTGTTGCGGTCGTCGACCCGTGGTCTCCCAGTCCGCTTGTCACAGGTTTGGATCTTGCCTCCGGAGCCCTCAGTAACAAAGCAGATGTCATCATTGATTTTTCAAATCCTGCTTCCGTGGAAGAACATATCAACTACTATGCACGTGAAGGTATTCCTGCAGTAATAGGAACTACCGGTTGGTATGACAGACTTCCTGAAGTGGAGGCATTCCTTTCTGCCTATCCTGAATGTTCGCTTATCTATAGCAGCAACTTTTCAGTAGGAGTTGCACTTTATAGACAAGTGGTTGCCTATGCAGCCAAGTTGTTCGGTAATTTAGGAACTTACGATGTTTCGCTTCATGAAAGTCATCATATGGAAAAAAAGGACAGTCCTTCAGGAACAGCATTGCTATTGGGACAGACTTTGCTGGACAATTTCAAAGGCAAGGATTCCCTTGTTACCGAAAGATTGGATCGAAAACGTGAACAGGGAGAGATCCATGTATCCTCAACTAGAGGCGGATGGGATCCTGGGACACATACGGTAACGTTTGATTCACCTTTTGATACGGTTGAATTGATACATCGGGCCAGGACCCGTGAAGGTTTTGCAAAAGGCGCTCTGGTCGCTGCAGAATGGATCATAGAAAAGAAAGGACTTTATACATTGGATGATCTTGTTGCCAGTCTGGTAGAAGAGAATACCACGGAATAA
- a CDS encoding DNA topoisomerase 3: protein MKLVLAEKPSVGRTLAAALGCRSRANGYIEGNGYVVTWALGHLIELAPPASYGTQYKRWSLASLPILPQELKKEPIEDSRQQFDVVKALMQRSDIDGLIIATDAGREGELVARWIMEEAGWKGKTERLWISSQTDAAIKEGFANLKDGDGFLDLFHAAESRSAADWYVGMNVSRALTCRFDARMSAGRVQTPTLKILCDREEEIEKFEGSFYWTLKGDFDSFQASLYPTEDSVRITEENEARRLMKELEGKAGKVTKIDHQERREAPPLAYDLTELQRDANTGLGFSAKKTLDVLQRLYEVHKIVTYPRTDSRYLTHDIVPTFPDRLLALSNTELGPAAIKLLHGKVREDLSRLIQDDKVSDHHALLPTEQKVDLSRFSEDEKALWKLVAVRFLEVLLPDYVYVTTTAEITVGGYRFVARSTDPVALGWKQVSSNTKDEHNEDGMLAKLAEGDAVQLGKLKLRRMAVEAPHRYSDATLLSAMEHAGRFVEDEQAKKYLGAGLGTPATRADIIEKLISNHYVDRNGQNELVPTARGRETVRLAPQLLRSPELTGKWEDRLAAISKGKDDWNLFVEDIKEVTRTLVGQIKVSHDRYAPDFKESKECPYCHSLMMKIIDEQGAVHFVCQKLSCGYEEKIVSRRVPLSEDQLAQKRAMLKKEGKVMTIHKVSDVRVPAPLSEEVKIAASVSSSAAYFSNLGRQQPKPVTSQPVARVAGKVTVHRKTNSETAVHRKVVVRSTVTPVNTVYVDPFETRQETEVVRQSRLDRSRPMRKSGLQISLPKDSIHRYHAEEEQATFADYIRVSEKRDHKKRK, encoded by the coding sequence ATGAAGCTTGTATTGGCTGAGAAACCAAGCGTCGGGCGGACACTTGCAGCAGCATTGGGATGCAGAAGCAGGGCGAATGGCTATATCGAAGGCAATGGGTACGTCGTTACCTGGGCCTTGGGGCACTTGATTGAGTTGGCTCCGCCTGCAAGCTATGGAACACAATATAAGAGGTGGAGTCTGGCTTCTTTGCCTATTTTGCCGCAGGAATTGAAAAAAGAACCGATTGAGGATTCCCGCCAGCAGTTTGACGTAGTAAAGGCATTGATGCAGAGAAGTGACATAGACGGCTTGATCATAGCCACGGATGCCGGCAGGGAAGGCGAGCTTGTCGCCCGCTGGATCATGGAAGAGGCCGGATGGAAAGGAAAGACAGAACGTCTGTGGATCAGTAGCCAGACCGATGCAGCGATCAAGGAAGGATTCGCAAACCTCAAGGACGGTGACGGTTTTCTTGATCTTTTCCATGCCGCAGAAAGCCGCAGCGCGGCGGATTGGTATGTGGGTATGAATGTCAGCAGGGCCCTGACTTGCCGGTTCGATGCCAGGATGAGTGCCGGACGTGTCCAGACACCTACGCTGAAGATACTCTGTGACAGGGAAGAAGAAATTGAAAAGTTCGAGGGTTCATTCTATTGGACGCTCAAAGGTGATTTCGACTCTTTCCAGGCAAGTCTTTATCCGACGGAGGACAGTGTAAGGATCACAGAAGAGAATGAAGCCCGCAGGCTGATGAAGGAGTTGGAAGGCAAGGCAGGTAAAGTTACCAAAATCGATCATCAGGAAAGACGTGAGGCTCCTCCCTTGGCCTATGATTTGACAGAGTTGCAGCGTGATGCAAATACTGGCTTGGGATTCAGTGCCAAAAAGACGCTTGATGTACTGCAGCGTTTGTATGAAGTCCATAAGATCGTGACTTATCCAAGAACTGACAGCCGCTATCTGACCCATGACATCGTACCGACTTTCCCTGATCGTCTGCTTGCGCTTTCCAATACCGAACTGGGACCTGCGGCAATCAAGCTTCTTCATGGCAAGGTCCGTGAGGATCTTTCCCGGCTTATACAGGATGACAAGGTCTCTGACCACCATGCGCTGCTGCCTACTGAGCAAAAAGTTGATCTTTCGCGCTTTAGTGAAGATGAAAAGGCTCTTTGGAAGCTTGTTGCTGTACGTTTCCTTGAAGTACTGCTTCCTGATTATGTCTATGTGACGACGACAGCCGAGATAACCGTGGGAGGATATCGCTTTGTTGCACGGTCAACTGATCCTGTTGCATTAGGTTGGAAGCAGGTAAGTAGTAACACCAAGGATGAGCATAATGAAGATGGCATGCTTGCAAAGCTTGCCGAGGGGGATGCTGTACAGCTTGGAAAACTGAAACTCAGACGAATGGCTGTTGAGGCGCCCCATCGTTATAGTGATGCTACCTTGCTTTCTGCCATGGAGCATGCCGGTCGTTTCGTAGAGGATGAACAGGCCAAGAAATATCTTGGAGCTGGTCTTGGTACTCCCGCAACACGTGCAGATATCATCGAGAAGCTTATTTCCAACCATTATGTCGATAGAAACGGACAGAATGAACTTGTTCCGACTGCACGGGGTAGGGAAACTGTGCGTCTTGCCCCGCAGCTGCTTCGTTCTCCTGAGCTTACCGGCAAGTGGGAGGATCGCCTTGCTGCCATCAGCAAAGGTAAGGACGACTGGAACCTTTTCGTAGAAGATATCAAGGAAGTGACTCGTACGCTGGTTGGTCAGATCAAGGTTTCCCATGACCGATATGCTCCGGACTTCAAGGAAAGCAAGGAATGTCCTTATTGCCATAGCCTGATGATGAAGATTATTGATGAACAGGGTGCTGTGCATTTTGTCTGCCAGAAGCTTTCCTGTGGATATGAAGAAAAGATAGTCAGCCGAAGAGTCCCTCTTTCTGAAGATCAGCTGGCCCAGAAACGGGCTATGTTGAAGAAAGAAGGAAAAGTCATGACGATACACAAGGTTTCTGATGTCCGTGTGCCGGCTCCTCTGAGCGAAGAAGTGAAGATTGCGGCATCGGTTTCGTCCTCGGCTGCATATTTTTCAAATCTTGGCAGACAGCAACCGAAACCTGTGACCTCCCAGCCTGTTGCTCGCGTTGCAGGAAAAGTCACTGTCCATCGAAAGACAAATTCAGAAACTGCGGTCCATCGCAAGGTGGTCGTACGATCCACGGTTACACCGGTCAATACGGTGTATGTGGATCCTTTTGAGACCAGACAGGAGACGGAAGTCGTAAGACAGAGTCGTCTTGACCGTTCGAGACCCATGAGAAAGTCCGGCTTGCAGATTTCACTCCCAAAAGACAGTATCCATCGGTATCATGCAGAAGAGGAACAGGCGACTTTTGCGGATTACATCCGTGTAAGTGAGAAAAGGGACCATAAAAAACGAAAATGA
- a CDS encoding sel1 repeat family protein, producing the protein MPIHTNKDKDTKFLTETDSLISQGNTEKAEAILKKLCRQGNEEATRKLADLLIGQEKTTEAKDLLASCTEDASQYLLATILEKDEKSISQAVEIYSQLAKKGNPEASWKLGRCLYDGDGCTEDLTKAMELLTFATGHGIKEAEYYLGLCYYYGDGTEKDIVKAIEHLDIAATEGNANAAYTLGTIYESNDTVKRDEAKAAAYYQKATEDDHSLAQYRLANLYYSGEGVEKNMQKAFNLFTDASTGGLADAMDSLAYMYHQGQGCSKSIPMAFQWFKEAHEHGSAKGTFHLALCYFNADGVAADKGLAIQLLHEAADAGISDANTILTQLKKAEEENKKIHPTKDNLQQFMEKAESGDAEAMLELSNYYLSHIEDKENIRKGIDYLKKSADNGNTDAQVNLGVCYYTGKFVEKDKEKGIQYTQKAVNQKNIRAYHNMGTYLLSGTPDINQVRQAMTLFSDAAKLGYAPSMFQMSRFFDEGRILQKEPQKAAYWLAEAAKRGDANAQFNLGRCFEAGHNMEQDMEKAVFWYDNAAKLGNVLAMDRMGDLLFNGTQVQKDQEKAVSYYDMAAVRGLLHAMNISGYCHLNGIGCKQDIQQGIKMWEIASQNNYPDAQYNLACCYLQGIGVEKDEAKARELMEKAAESGQVKAKDFLQASSGSKQPD; encoded by the coding sequence ATGCCTATACATACAAACAAAGACAAAGATACGAAGTTCCTGACAGAAACAGATTCACTGATCAGCCAAGGCAACACAGAAAAAGCCGAAGCAATATTGAAAAAACTCTGCAGACAGGGAAATGAGGAAGCAACAAGGAAACTTGCAGACTTGCTGATCGGACAGGAAAAGACTACGGAAGCCAAGGACTTGCTTGCATCCTGTACTGAAGATGCATCACAGTACCTTTTGGCTACAATTCTTGAAAAAGACGAAAAGAGTATCAGCCAGGCCGTTGAAATCTACAGCCAGCTAGCAAAGAAGGGTAATCCGGAAGCCTCATGGAAACTGGGACGTTGTCTTTATGACGGAGACGGCTGTACGGAAGACCTTACCAAGGCAATGGAACTGCTCACCTTCGCCACCGGACACGGTATCAAGGAAGCAGAATACTACCTGGGATTATGCTACTACTACGGAGACGGTACGGAAAAAGACATCGTCAAGGCAATAGAACACTTGGATATTGCCGCGACAGAAGGCAACGCCAATGCAGCGTACACGCTCGGTACCATCTACGAAAGCAATGATACGGTAAAAAGGGACGAAGCAAAGGCAGCTGCTTATTATCAGAAGGCAACGGAAGACGACCATAGCCTTGCCCAATACCGTCTTGCAAATCTGTATTACAGCGGAGAAGGCGTAGAAAAAAACATGCAGAAAGCATTCAATCTGTTTACAGATGCCTCTACAGGTGGACTTGCTGACGCCATGGACAGCCTTGCCTACATGTACCATCAAGGACAAGGCTGCAGCAAGAGCATACCTATGGCCTTCCAATGGTTCAAGGAAGCCCATGAACACGGATCAGCGAAAGGAACCTTCCATCTTGCCCTGTGCTATTTCAATGCAGATGGTGTAGCTGCAGACAAAGGACTCGCCATACAATTGCTCCATGAAGCAGCTGATGCAGGCATCAGTGATGCCAACACGATTCTCACACAATTGAAAAAAGCAGAAGAAGAAAACAAGAAAATACACCCGACAAAAGATAACCTGCAACAGTTCATGGAAAAGGCTGAAAGCGGTGACGCCGAGGCTATGCTTGAACTAAGCAACTACTATCTGTCACATATTGAGGACAAAGAAAACATCCGCAAAGGCATCGATTATCTGAAAAAGAGTGCTGACAATGGAAACACTGATGCACAGGTAAATCTCGGTGTCTGCTACTACACGGGAAAATTTGTTGAAAAGGACAAGGAAAAAGGCATACAGTATACACAGAAAGCCGTCAACCAGAAGAATATAAGAGCCTACCACAACATGGGAACCTATTTGCTGTCCGGCACGCCGGACATAAATCAAGTCAGGCAGGCCATGACCTTGTTCAGCGATGCGGCAAAACTTGGCTATGCACCATCGATGTTCCAGATGTCCCGTTTCTTTGACGAAGGCAGAATTCTTCAGAAGGAACCACAGAAAGCGGCCTATTGGCTGGCTGAAGCGGCAAAACGAGGCGATGCAAATGCACAGTTTAATCTTGGACGATGTTTTGAAGCCGGCCACAATATGGAACAGGACATGGAAAAAGCTGTCTTTTGGTATGACAATGCTGCAAAACTTGGCAATGTGCTGGCAATGGACCGTATGGGAGATCTGCTTTTCAACGGCACACAGGTACAGAAAGACCAAGAAAAGGCTGTCAGCTATTATGATATGGCAGCCGTACGGGGCTTGCTCCATGCAATGAATATATCTGGATATTGCCACCTGAATGGCATCGGCTGCAAGCAGGACATACAGCAGGGTATCAAGATGTGGGAAATCGCAAGCCAGAACAACTATCCTGATGCGCAGTACAATCTGGCTTGTTGCTATCTTCAAGGTATCGGAGTCGAAAAAGACGAGGCAAAGGCAAGGGAGCTGATGGAAAAAGCAGCAGAAAGCGGACAGGTAAAAGCAAAAGATTTCCTTCAGGCTTCTTCCGGTAGCAAACAACCCGATTAA
- a CDS encoding 4Fe-4S binding protein, producing the protein MAYKITDTCVACGTCASECPVGAISEGDIYKIDPDTCISCGTCAEVCPTGAIVEDN; encoded by the coding sequence ATGGCCTACAAAATTACTGATACCTGCGTTGCTTGTGGAACCTGCGCTTCAGAATGCCCCGTCGGTGCTATTTCTGAAGGTGATATCTATAAGATTGATCCAGATACATGCATCAGCTGCGGAACCTGCGCTGAGGTATGTCCTACCGGTGCAATCGTAGAAGACAACTAA
- a CDS encoding endonuclease, which produces MKIKRILSVIGGIVIVLLLIIAGYFLYVMHQYYRIPDKQPLEIYNPVATAPLEKGKAYTAVTYNIGFGAYDPEYSFFMETGTMDNGQKTKGKYGKGKDKETILKDTNGCAETVQALSPDFVLIQEMDRDSTRSYHVDQKAIFDTALSDYSSDYAINFHTAYLMFPLYDPHGASLAGIATYSRWHIEEAVRMSYPIDNSFPQRYMDLDRCFSVQRLPVKGGKELVLINSHMSAYDKGGKIRKLQLEKLNSFMQAECDKGNYVIAGGDFNHALGKEVLTCFPSQEKVPMWANVLEDSDLASSMHICKADNEFEIPTCRSSDLPYTKGINYSTVIDGFLLSPGISATAHNISNDFAYSDHQPVRLSFTLE; this is translated from the coding sequence ATGAAGATAAAGCGGATACTTTCAGTAATCGGAGGAATTGTAATTGTCCTCCTTCTTATCATTGCAGGTTATTTTCTGTATGTCATGCACCAATATTACAGGATTCCTGATAAACAGCCGCTTGAAATCTACAACCCCGTTGCTACGGCCCCTTTGGAAAAAGGAAAGGCATATACAGCTGTTACCTATAATATAGGGTTCGGAGCCTATGATCCTGAATATAGTTTCTTCATGGAAACAGGGACTATGGACAACGGACAGAAAACAAAAGGGAAATACGGCAAAGGCAAAGACAAGGAAACGATCCTGAAAGATACCAACGGCTGTGCAGAAACCGTACAAGCCCTCAGCCCCGATTTCGTACTGATCCAAGAAATGGACAGAGACAGTACGCGCAGTTATCATGTTGACCAAAAGGCAATCTTTGATACTGCATTGAGTGATTACTCATCAGACTATGCAATCAATTTCCATACTGCTTATCTCATGTTTCCGCTGTATGATCCACATGGAGCCTCGTTGGCTGGTATCGCAACCTATTCAAGATGGCACATCGAAGAAGCGGTACGCATGAGTTATCCTATCGACAATTCTTTTCCACAGCGATACATGGATTTGGATCGGTGTTTTTCAGTACAACGACTACCGGTGAAAGGCGGCAAGGAACTTGTCTTGATCAATTCCCATATGAGTGCATACGACAAGGGAGGAAAAATCAGAAAATTACAGCTCGAAAAGCTCAATTCCTTCATGCAGGCGGAATGTGACAAAGGTAATTATGTAATTGCAGGAGGAGATTTCAACCATGCACTGGGAAAGGAAGTCCTTACCTGCTTTCCGTCACAGGAAAAGGTTCCCATGTGGGCAAATGTACTTGAAGATAGTGACTTGGCCTCTTCCATGCATATCTGCAAGGCAGACAATGAGTTTGAAATACCCACCTGTAGAAGTTCTGACCTGCCATATACGAAAGGCATAAATTATTCTACAGTCATAGATGGTTTCCTGCTTTCCCCTGGTATCAGCGCTACGGCACACAACATAAGCAATGACTTTGCCTACAGTGACCATCAGCCTGTCCGTCTGAGCTTTACGTTGGAATAA